In the genome of Carassius carassius chromosome 47, fCarCar2.1, whole genome shotgun sequence, one region contains:
- the si:dkey-102g19.3 gene encoding transposable element Tcb1 transposase codes for MHGYRPRRKPLLKPMHKKARLEYARAHAEKDEDYWDSILWSDETKITVFGTNGLKTVWRRKGEDFKEKCMVPTVKHGGGSVFMWGCMSAATVGEQHFIDGIMNSTMYCSILKEKMLPSLRALGRRALFQHDNDPKHTSKATVAFLKKNRVKVIEWPSMSPDLNPVEHLWGILKRQVENHSPSSIQALKEVILEERKKVAIRRQLVRSMPRRLGQQGFTKGCASKSTCDQDFGVNSEPNDNFSCCEGNLCNGAQSVSQSFLFLCCSLLSFILLH; via the exons ATGCATGGGTATCGTCCACGAAGGAAGCCTCTCCTAAAGCCCATGCACAAAAAAGCACGACTAGAATATGCTAGGGCCCATGCTGAAAAAGATGAAGACTACTGGGACTCTATACTCTGGAGTGATGAGACAAAGATCACTGTTTTTGGAACTAATGGTTTAAAAACTGTATGGCGTCGTAAAGGTGAGGATTTCAAAGAAAAATGCATGGTGCCTACAGTGAAACATGGTGGTGGCAGTGTCTTTATGTGGGGCTGCATGAGTGCTGCTACTGTTGGGGAGCAGCATTTCATTGATGGTATCATGAACTCAACAATGTACTGCTCTATACTGAAGGAGAAGATGCTGCCATCACTCCGTGCACTTGGTCGTCGTGCACTTTTCCAACAcgacaatgatccaaaacacacATCTAAAGCTACTGTTGCATTTCTGAAGAAGAACCGGGTGAAGGTGATTGAATGGCCAAGTATGTCTCCTGATCTGAACCCAGTCGAACACCTGTGGGGAATTCTGAAGCGACAAGTTGAGAATCACTCTCCATCCAGCATCCAGGCTCTAAAAGAGGTTATTCTTGAAGAACGGAAAAAAGTTGCAATACGTCGCCAACTTGTTCGTTCCATGCCTAGAAGACTTG GTCAGCAGGGTTTTACTAAAGGATGTGCATCCAAATCTACCTGTGATCAAGACTTTGGAGTGAATTCAGAACCTAATGACAACTTCTCGTGTTGTGAGGGGAACCTGTGTAACGGTGCTCAGAGCGTCTCTCAGAGCTTCCTGTTCCTCTGCTGTTCTCTGCTCTCCTTCATCCTGCTGCACTGA